The genomic segment GGCATCACCCAAGGTCAGATATAAGTCTTGTACGGTGCGGCTACCGTCTTCAGAGGTAACTTCGACGGTGTAGGGGCCGCCCACACGCAAGCCGCGCGCGCTAAAGCGACCCGAGTCGCCCGCCATCACTTCGCTGCGGCTGTTGGAGGGTTCGTGAATAATAACAACGTTGGCGTCATCGATAGGTGCGCCACTGGCATCAAGGACAATACCTTGAATGGATGAGCTGGTTTGCTGGGCAACGGCAGGCAGTGAGCCCCCCAGTGCGGCTGCGACAGCAAGCGTTAATGTGTGCTTGGTAAATATTGTTTTCATGGCATAGTTTCCCGTTTGATTGCTCCATGGTCTTTGGCCAAATCACAAACCACAAAAAAGGCGCGCAGTTAAGCCCATCGCGCAATACGATGTGACGGCGGCTGCGTCTGGAATTCTTTGGAATTATTATTAGAAGTGTTTGTCATTAGGCCCGAGGACACTAACGCAAATATGCGAAAGTTAAGTGACCGATTAGTGACGACTTGCTGACAGTAATATGACAGGAGTATCTTTACGCCAAGTTCACAAGGCCGTCATTTTCTCGCGTTAAACTGCCAGGTTTTACTTTTGCGGAGCTGATTGGCATGCACAAGCGAGTATGGGCGGGAATTTTTGTCGGAGTATGTCTATTGGCGGCTTGCCAAAACCAAACGAGTGAAATAACCGAGGCCGGGACCATGCGCATCGCCACTTTTAATGTGAGTATGGATGCTACTAATTATTTGCCCCGCGATACTAAGCCGGATTCTACCTCGGCGAGTGTATTGCAGCGCGAGCTGGAGCAAGGCGATAACCGGCAAATAAAAGCCATAGCCGAAATTCTGCAAACAGTGCGGCCAGACATCATTCTGCTTAACGAATTCGACTACAGTGCAGAATATAAGCAGGCGGCGGCTTTATTGCAGCGCCACTATTTCGCTCAGCCACAGGGCGCGCAGCGCGCGATCGATTACCCTTATGTTTATTCAGCGGCGGTGAACACCGGTGTAGTCTTCCCTTACGATCTCAATGGCGATGGTGAGATATCCGCCCCCGCCGATACCTATGGTTTTGGCTATTACCCCGGCCAATACGGCATGCTGTTGCTCAGCCGCTACCCCATTGATACTGATTCCGTGCGCACCTTCCAAACGTTTAAATGGCGGGACATGCCAGGTGCGTTGCAGCCTTTGCAAGCTGATGGAGCGGCCTA from the Gilvimarinus sp. DA14 genome contains:
- a CDS encoding endonuclease/exonuclease/phosphatase family protein, translated to MHKRVWAGIFVGVCLLAACQNQTSEITEAGTMRIATFNVSMDATNYLPRDTKPDSTSASVLQRELEQGDNRQIKAIAEILQTVRPDIILLNEFDYSAEYKQAAALLQRHYFAQPQGAQRAIDYPYVYSAAVNTGVVFPYDLNGDGEISAPADTYGFGYYPGQYGMLLLSRYPIDTDSVRTFQTFKWRDMPGALQPLQADGAAYYSSKAWNKLRLSSKSHWDVPVQINGKTVHVLASHPTPPVFDGPEDRNGKRNHDEVRLWVDYISNSANYLYDDKGEYGGLSEQQSFVLVGDLNSSSVEGDGRREAITRLLQHPRVTDPKPASRGGAEARESNPNSAYHTAQWGMRADYVLPSSDLTVTGAGVYWPAQSDPGAALVKSRAASSDHRLVWVDIEL